One window of Nymphaea colorata isolate Beijing-Zhang1983 chromosome 1, ASM883128v2, whole genome shotgun sequence genomic DNA carries:
- the LOC116255438 gene encoding uncharacterized protein LOC116255438: MLVLKSLSKRSWCSLSLSRAFNSLTVLKFRPTMSSLEEPLGFEKLPNLKNVSRMQVFSSSCRPRVDEEELGNCLAEGRNCSSSNSYNDEMYTRETYPCRKQTRDVFRRDVLDRASFLPRRSQMNSNSVCGLLFLGKRRYNSQSGERGIRGLTDKCLGEAPHFVKIVEVGPRDGLQNEKDIVPTDVKIELIHKLVSSGLPVVEATSFVSPKWVPQLADAKDVMNAVKDIKGVQLPVLTPNMKGFEAAIAAGAKEVAIFASASESFSKSNINCSIEESLSRYREVASAARRLSVPIRGYVSCVVGCPVQGYVPPSNVAYVAKELYDMGCFEISLGDTVGVGTPGTVIPMLEAVMAVVPAEKLAVHFHDTYGQSLSNILVSLQMGISTVDSSVAGLGGCPYAKGASGNVATEDVVYLLNGLGIRTNVDLGKLMAAGDFICKHLGRQSGSKTAIALSRLTCDASKI; the protein is encoded by the exons ATGCTAGTCTTGAAGTCCCTTTCTAAGAGATCGTGGTGTAGCTTAAGCTTATCACGAGCATTTAATTCGCTGACAGTTTTAAAATTTCGCCCAACTATGTCGAGCTTGGAGGAGCCCCTTGGTTTTGAGAAGTTGCCCAACTTAAAGAATGTTAGTAGGATGCAAGTCTTCTCTAGTTCTTGCAGGCCAAGGGTTGATGAAGAAGAACTTGGAAATTGCTTAGCTGAAGGGAGGAACTGCAGTTCTTCTAACAGTTACAATGA TGAAATGTATACCAGAGAGACATACCCATGTAGGAAACAGACAAGAGATGTCTTCAGAAGAGACGTGTTGGATCGTGCATCATTTCTTCCTAGGAGAAGTCAGATGAATTCCAATAGTGTCTGTGGTTTATTGTTTCTTGGCAAGCGTAGGTACAATTCACAAAGTGGTGAAAGGGGTATAAGAGGTCTTACGGATAAG TGTCTTGGGGAAGCGCCTCATTTTGTAAAGATTGTGGAGGTTGGGCCAAGGGATGGATTGCAAAATGAGAAGGATATTGTCCCTACAGATGTAAAGATTGAACTAATCCACAAACTTGTTTCTTCTGGGTTGCCAGTTGTTGAAGCTACAAGCTTTGTCTCACCAAAATGGGTACCACAG CTGGCAGATGCCAAGGATGTAATGAACGCTGTTAAAGACATCAAGGGAGTGCAACTGCCTGTTCTTACACCAAATATGAAA GGTTTTGAGGCTGCCATTGCAGCTGGTGCAAAGGAAGTTGCCATTTTTGCATCAGCATCTGAATCATTTTCCAAGTCAAATATTAATTGCAGCATTGAGGAGAGCCTGTCTCGATATCGTGAGGTTGCTTCTGCTGCAAGAAGACTCTCAGTTCCTATCAGAGG ATATGTATCTTGTGTGGTTGGGTGCCCTGTTCAAGGGTATGTCCCTCCTTCAAATGTAGCATATGTTGCAAAGGAGCTTTATGATATGGGCTGCTTTGAGATCTCTCTTGGTGATACTGTCGGTGTTGGTACTCCTG GTACTGTAATTCCAATGTTGGAAGCTGTGATGGCTGTTGTTCCGGCAGAAAAACTTGCCGTCCATTTCCATGATACCTATGGTCAATCACTCTCTAATATCCTGGTGTCTCTCCAG ATGGGAATCAGCACTGTGGATTCATCTGTTGCTGGGCTTGGGGGTTGCCCATATGCTAAGGGCGCTTCTGGTAATGTGGCTACTGAAGACGTTGTATATCTGTTGAATGGGCTTGGGATAAGGACTAACGTGGACTTGGGTAAGCTGATGGCTGCTGGAGATTTCATCTGCAAGCACCTGGGCCGTCAATCTGGATCCAAGACCGCCATTGCTTTGAGCAGGCTCACATGCGATGCCTCTAAGATTTGA
- the LOC116259158 gene encoding uncharacterized protein LOC116259158 isoform X1 — MGDNSNNRRAMFQFKPKIPPRKPPKPVAPKSEVAELGDATLSDELLKLVKQSQEDPRSRKNKTERKAAPVQVAFGYGQSAGSSRPQQIRFGARSTSIQSASALDGNGSTDSAVEDEYEEPFNYYSYYPISVPLRRPYSGDPELLDEKEFGEASASNLSDEESLKAAVELGLMEDKAEPQMFLFQFPVSLPLLKRSATAVGKEEEADPGSRSQIACKLQDLQAGSVGKMMVYENGTIKMKIGDALFDVSSSPECSFAQDVCVINTEEKHFCNLGELTKRAVVTPDIESMFSLNLDDHP; from the exons ATGGGAGATAACTCCAACAATCGCCGTGCAATG TTCCAATTCAAACCAAAAATCCCTCCACGGAAACCGCCTAAACCTGTTGCCCCTAAATC TGAAGTGGCTGAGTTAGGTGATGCAACTTTGTCTGATGAATTGCTCAAGCTCGTGAAG CAATCTCAGGAGGACCCGAGGagtagaaaaaacaaaactgagAGAAAGG CTGCACCAGTGCAAGTTGCATTTGGATATGGTCAATCAGCTGGTTCCTCCAGGCCACAGCAGATCAGATTTGGCGCAAGGAGCACATCCATCCAATCAGCTTCTGCTTTAG ATGGAAATGGATCCACAGACTCAGCAGTTGAAGATGAATATGAAGAACCGTTT AACTATTATTCATATTATCCTATTTCCGTTCCTTTGAGACGGCCATACTCTGGGGATCCTG AACTTCTTGATGAAAAGGAGTTTGGAGAAGCCTCTGCATCAAATCTTTCTGATGAAGAATCTCTAAAGGCAGCTGTGGAGCTTGGTTTGATG GAGGACAAGGCAGAACCACAGATGTTCCTGTTTCAGTTTCCCGTGAGTTTACCTTTGCTCAAACGATCTGCTACTGCCGTGggtaaagaagaagaagctgacCCCGGTTCTAGGTCACAAATAGCTTGCAAATTACAAGATCTACAGGCAGGCTCTGTGGGGAAAATGATGGTATACGAAAATGGCaccatcaaaatgaaaattggaGATGCTCTGTTTGat GTTTCATCTAGCCCAGAGTGCTCTTTTGCGCAAGACGTGTGCGTGATCAACACTGAAGAGAAGCACTTCTGCAATCTCGGCGAACTCACAAAACGCGCCGTCGTGACCCCAGACATTGAGAGCATGTTCAGTCTCAACCTTGACGACCACCCATAA
- the LOC116259158 gene encoding uncharacterized protein LOC116259158 isoform X2 has protein sequence MGDNSNNRRAMFQFKPKIPPRKPPKPVAPKSEVAELGDATLSDELLKLVKQSQEDPRSRKNKTERKAAPVQVAFGYGQSAGSSRPQQIRFGARSTSIQSASALDGNGSTDSAVEDEYEEPFNYYSYYPISVPLRRPYSGDPELLDEKEFGEASASNLSDEESLKAAVELGLMEDKAEPQMFLFQFPVSLPLLKRSATAVGKEEEADPGSRSQIACKLQDLQAGSVGKMMVSSSPECSFAQDVCVINTEEKHFCNLGELTKRAVVTPDIESMFSLNLDDHP, from the exons ATGGGAGATAACTCCAACAATCGCCGTGCAATG TTCCAATTCAAACCAAAAATCCCTCCACGGAAACCGCCTAAACCTGTTGCCCCTAAATC TGAAGTGGCTGAGTTAGGTGATGCAACTTTGTCTGATGAATTGCTCAAGCTCGTGAAG CAATCTCAGGAGGACCCGAGGagtagaaaaaacaaaactgagAGAAAGG CTGCACCAGTGCAAGTTGCATTTGGATATGGTCAATCAGCTGGTTCCTCCAGGCCACAGCAGATCAGATTTGGCGCAAGGAGCACATCCATCCAATCAGCTTCTGCTTTAG ATGGAAATGGATCCACAGACTCAGCAGTTGAAGATGAATATGAAGAACCGTTT AACTATTATTCATATTATCCTATTTCCGTTCCTTTGAGACGGCCATACTCTGGGGATCCTG AACTTCTTGATGAAAAGGAGTTTGGAGAAGCCTCTGCATCAAATCTTTCTGATGAAGAATCTCTAAAGGCAGCTGTGGAGCTTGGTTTGATG GAGGACAAGGCAGAACCACAGATGTTCCTGTTTCAGTTTCCCGTGAGTTTACCTTTGCTCAAACGATCTGCTACTGCCGTGggtaaagaagaagaagctgacCCCGGTTCTAGGTCACAAATAGCTTGCAAATTACAAGATCTACAGGCAGGCTCTGTGGGGAAAATGATG GTTTCATCTAGCCCAGAGTGCTCTTTTGCGCAAGACGTGTGCGTGATCAACACTGAAGAGAAGCACTTCTGCAATCTCGGCGAACTCACAAAACGCGCCGTCGTGACCCCAGACATTGAGAGCATGTTCAGTCTCAACCTTGACGACCACCCATAA